The following are encoded together in the Arcobacter aquimarinus genome:
- a CDS encoding carbonic anhydrase produces MLINDLIKGNKKFREARFPKYEDDLKQLVETGQKPEVLFIGCSDSRVTPDLMLDTKPGDMFILRNVGNFIPPYNPDNDYHGSSAVIEYAVCVLDVKHIIVCGHSHCGACKSLYQDLGDSPDLINVKKWLELGKKAKEYTLLAIQDKSDPEKLYRATERISIVHQLENLLTFPYVEKRVKSGELQIHGWYYKIEDGTIEYYDGEECSFRELKESKNAN; encoded by the coding sequence ATGTTAATAAATGATTTAATAAAAGGTAATAAAAAATTTAGAGAAGCTCGTTTTCCAAAATATGAAGATGATTTAAAACAATTAGTAGAAACAGGGCAAAAACCAGAAGTTTTATTTATTGGTTGTAGTGATAGTAGAGTTACCCCTGATTTAATGCTTGACACAAAACCAGGAGATATGTTTATTTTAAGAAATGTTGGAAATTTTATTCCACCATATAATCCAGATAACGATTATCATGGAAGTTCAGCTGTAATTGAATATGCAGTTTGTGTTTTGGATGTAAAACATATTATTGTTTGTGGACATTCACATTGTGGAGCTTGTAAAAGTTTATATCAAGATTTAGGTGATTCACCTGATTTAATAAATGTAAAAAAATGGCTAGAATTAGGGAAAAAAGCTAAAGAATATACTCTTTTAGCTATTCAAGATAAAAGTGACCCTGAAAAATTATATAGAGCAACAGAGAGAATTTCAATAGTTCATCAACTAGAAAATCTTTTAACCTTTCCTTATGTAGAAAAAAGAGTAAAATCAGGTGAACTTCAAATTCATGGTTGGTATTATAAAATTGAAGATGGTACAATAGAGTACTATGATGGAGAAGAGTGTTCATTTAGAGAATTAAAAGAGAGTAAAAATGCAAACTGA
- a CDS encoding aminotransferase class I/II-fold pyridoxal phosphate-dependent enzyme: protein MYSKELESIKKSNRFRTREIFDENLIDLASNDYLGLSINKNLFQKAYKKVLTQNFHSPRASMLVNGYTLIHKEFEDKLCEVNNFESAITVGSGFLANISMIEALVRKNDILFIDEEYHASGILATKLLKPEQVIIFKHNDFEDLENKILQNDKIGRKIIAIEGVYSMGGDLAPIEIFQIADKYKSLLIVDEAHSSGVIGENLLGIFDYYKIKPNEYHIKMGTLGKAYGSYGAYILASKQIIDFLTNRAKPIIYSTAPSLFDIALANESLQHIINNKKNLKKQIEKNLQIIYEILKIKSNSLIIPIEIGNNKKVKEIQEILKEKGYLVGAIRQPTVKSAIIRLIAKIDVNEKDLIEICNLLRELNVNK, encoded by the coding sequence TTGTACTCAAAAGAACTTGAATCCATTAAAAAATCTAACCGTTTTCGAACAAGAGAGATTTTTGATGAAAATCTTATAGACCTTGCTTCAAACGATTATTTAGGTCTTTCTATAAATAAAAATCTTTTTCAAAAAGCTTATAAAAAAGTTTTAACTCAAAATTTTCATTCCCCTCGTGCTTCAATGTTAGTAAATGGTTATACCCTCATTCATAAAGAGTTTGAAGATAAACTATGTGAAGTAAATAACTTTGAATCAGCCATTACTGTTGGTTCTGGTTTTTTAGCGAATATTTCTATGATTGAAGCACTTGTTAGAAAAAATGATATTTTATTTATTGATGAAGAGTATCATGCTAGTGGAATTCTTGCAACTAAACTTTTAAAGCCCGAACAAGTAATAATTTTTAAACATAATGATTTTGAAGATTTAGAAAATAAAATTTTACAAAATGATAAAATAGGAAGAAAAATAATTGCAATTGAAGGAGTTTATTCAATGGGTGGTGATTTAGCACCAATTGAAATATTCCAAATTGCAGATAAATATAAATCTCTTTTAATTGTTGATGAAGCACATAGTTCTGGAGTAATAGGAGAAAATCTTTTAGGTATTTTTGATTATTATAAAATAAAACCTAATGAATATCATATAAAAATGGGAACTTTAGGAAAAGCTTATGGTTCTTATGGAGCTTATATTTTAGCTTCAAAACAAATTATTGACTTTTTAACAAATAGAGCTAAACCTATAATATACTCAACTGCTCCCTCGCTTTTTGATATAGCTTTAGCTAATGAATCTTTACAACATATTATAAATAACAAAAAAAATTTAAAAAAACAAATTGAAAAAAATCTTCAAATTATTTATGAGATTTTAAAAATAAAATCAAATAGTTTAATCATACCTATAGAAATAGGAAATAATAAAAAAGTAAAAGAGATTCAAGAAATTTTAAAAGAAAAAGGATATTTAGTAGGAGCCATTAGGCAACCAACGGTTAAAAGTGCAATTATTAGATTAATTGCAAAAATTGATGTTAATGAAAAAGATTTAATTGAAATATGTAACTTATTAAGGGAGTTAAATGTTAATAAATGA
- a CDS encoding YraN family protein yields MSRDKGEIAEKKAISFLEDLNFKIIETNFYAKKLGEIDIIAKKNQTYHFIEVKSALDYETAINNITKSKLSKIKRSTEYYIQIKHLNTEYCIDAIIITDENIELIENITL; encoded by the coding sequence ATGAGTAGAGATAAAGGAGAGATTGCTGAAAAAAAAGCTATCTCTTTTTTAGAAGATTTAAATTTTAAAATAATTGAAACTAATTTTTATGCAAAAAAACTAGGCGAAATTGACATCATCGCAAAAAAAAATCAAACATATCATTTCATAGAAGTAAAATCTGCTTTAGATTATGAAACTGCAATAAATAATATAACAAAATCAAAATTATCAAAAATAAAAAGAAGTACTGAATACTATATTCAAATCAAACATTTAAATACAGAATATTGTATTGATGCAATCATAATAACAGATGAAAATATAGAGTTGATTGAAAATATAACTTTATAA
- the thiS gene encoding sulfur carrier protein ThiS, producing MTLVINGEIKEFDNSFSLQDIITNLQIENKVMAAAVNMNIVKKDDWNNFIPKNDDKIELLQFVGGG from the coding sequence ATGACTTTAGTAATAAATGGTGAAATAAAAGAATTTGATAACTCTTTTTCACTTCAAGATATAATAACAAACTTGCAAATTGAAAACAAAGTAATGGCAGCAGCTGTTAATATGAATATTGTAAAAAAAGATGATTGGAATAATTTCATTCCAAAAAACGACGATAAAATAGAACTTCTTCAATTTGTTGGTGGTGGGTGA